In one window of Capra hircus breed San Clemente chromosome 28, ASM170441v1, whole genome shotgun sequence DNA:
- the ZP4 gene encoding zona pellucida sperm-binding protein 4 isoform X1: MWLLLQFVWLCFLLSLGLNSQYESEVPEYPDELRCGLRSFQFTINLLSQEMETPPVLVAWDNHGLPHSLQNDSDCGTWVSEGPGSSLVMEASYSGCYVTEWDSYYIMTVGIERAGVSGPGMVMETKLFKCPVNFADVPNAGFCDSVPVWDRLPCAPSPTTQGDCEQLGCCYNSEEVISCYYGNTVTSHCTQDGHFSIAVSRNVTSPPLLLNSLHLAFRNDSECKPVMATHTFVLFRFPFTTCGTTKQMTGKQAVYENELVAARDVRTWSRGTITRDSIFRLQVRCSYSASSSALPVNVQVLTPPPPLPETQSGNLTLELKIAKDKRYRSYYMASDYPVVKLLRDPIYVEVSIHQRTDPSLELRLDQCWATPSADALLQPQWPLLVNGCPYTGDNYQTKLIPVWEASDLLFPSHYQRFSISTFGFVDLAAKQALKGPVYLHCSASICQPAGTPSCVTPCPARRRRSSDIHFQNNTASISSKGPLILLQAIQDSSEKLHKYARSPVDSQAFWVAGLSGVLIVGALFMSYLAIRKWR; the protein is encoded by the exons ATGTGGCTGCTGCTGCAATTTGTCTGGCTCTGTTTTCTCTTGTCTCTTGGTCTGAATAGCCAGTATGAGTCCGAGGTACCTGAGTATCCTGACGAACTACGCTGTGGGCTAAGGAGCTTTCAATTCACCATAAACCTTCTCAGTCAGGAGATGGAGACTCCTCCTGTGCTAGTAGCATGGG ATAACCATGGGCTGCCACACAGCCTGCAGAATGACTCTGACTGTGGCACCTGGGTCAGTGAGGGCCCTGGCAGCTCCCTGGTGATGGAAGCCTCCTACAGTGGCTGCTATGTCACTGAGTGG GACTCCTACTACATCATGACTGTTGGAATTGAAAGAGCAGGTGTGAGTGGACCTGGAATGGTTATGGAGACAAAGCTATTCAAGTGTCCTGTGAATTTCGCAG ATGTCCCAAATGCTGGCTTTTGTGACTCTGTCCCAGTGTGGGACAGACTGCCGTGTGCTCCTTCACCCACCACTCAAGGAGACTGCGAACAGCTAGGCTGCTGCTACAACTCTGAAGAGGTCATTTCCTGTTACTATGGAAATACAG TGACCTCACACTGTACCCAAGATGGCCACTTCTCTATTGCCGTGTCCCGGAATGTGACCTCGCCCCCACTGCTCTTGAATTCTCTACACTTGGCCTTCAGGAATGACAGTGAATGTAAACCTGTGATGGCAACACACACTTTTGTTCTGTTCCGGTTTCCATTTACTACCTGTGGTACTACAAAACAG ATGACTGGGAAGCAGGCAGTATATGAAAATGAGCTAGTTGCAGCtcgggatgtgagaacttggagCCGTGGTACTATTACCCGAGACAGTATCTTCAG GCTCCAAGTCCGTTGTAGCTACTCTGCAAGTAGCAGTGCTCTCCCAGTTAATGTCCAGGTTCTTACTCCCCCACCACCCCTTCCGGAGACCCAGTCTGGAAACCTCACTCTGGAACTTAAGATTGCCAAAG ATAAACGCTATCGCTCCTACTACATGGCTAGTGACTACCCAGTGGTGAAGCTGCTTCGGGATCCCATCTATGTGGAAGTCTCCATCCATCAGAGAACAGACCCCAGTCTTGAGTTGCGCCTGGACCAGTGTTGGGCAACACCCAGCGCAGATGCCCTGCTCCAGCCCCAGTGGCCCTTGCTGGTGAATGG GTGCCCCTACACAGGAGACAACTATCAGACAAAACTGATCCCTGTCTGGGAAGCCTCAgacctgctgtttccttctcactACCAGCGCTTCAGCATTTCCACCTTCGGTTTTGTGGACTTGGCGGCAAAGCAGGCCCTCAAGGGACCG GTTTATCTGCACTGCAGTGCATCAATCTGCCAGCCTGCCGGGACACCATCCTGTGTGACACCCTGTCCTGCCAGAC GAAGAAGAAGCTCTGACATCCATTTTCAGAACAACACTGCTAGCATTTCTAGCAAGGGTCCCTTGATTCTACTCCAAGCCATTCAAGACTCTTCAGAAAAGCTCCACAAATACGCAA GGTCTCCTGTAGATTCTCAAGCTTTCTGGGTGGCTGGCCTATCTGGAGTCTTAATCGTTGGAGCCTTGTTCATGTCCTACCTGGCCATTAGGAAATGGAGATGA
- the ZP4 gene encoding zona pellucida sperm-binding protein 4 isoform X2 → MWLLLQFVWLCFLLSLGLNSQYESEVPEYPDELRCGLRSFQFTINLLSQEMETPPVLVAWDNHGLPHSLQNDSDCGTWVSEGPGSSLVMEASYSGCYVTEWDSYYIMTVGIERAGVSGPGMVMETKLFKCPVNFAGKDVPNAGFCDSVPVWDRLPCAPSPTTQGDCEQLGCCYNSEEVISCYYGNTVTSHCTQDGHFSIAVSRNVTSPPLLLNSLHLAFRNDSECKPVMATHTFVLFRFPFTTCGTTKQMTGKQAVYENELVAARDVRTWSRGTITRDSIFRLQVRCSYSASSSALPVNVQVLTPPPPLPETQSGNLTLELKIAKDKRYRSYYMASDYPVVKLLRDPIYVEVSIHQRTDPSLELRLDQCWATPSADALLQPQWPLLVNGCPYTGDNYQTKLIPVWEASDLLFPSHYQRFSISTFGFVDLAAKQALKGPVYLHCSASICQPAGTPSCVTPCPARRRRSSDIHFQNNTASISSKGPLILLQAIQDSSEKLHKYARSPVDSQAFWVAGLSGVLIVGALFMSYLAIRKWR, encoded by the exons ATGTGGCTGCTGCTGCAATTTGTCTGGCTCTGTTTTCTCTTGTCTCTTGGTCTGAATAGCCAGTATGAGTCCGAGGTACCTGAGTATCCTGACGAACTACGCTGTGGGCTAAGGAGCTTTCAATTCACCATAAACCTTCTCAGTCAGGAGATGGAGACTCCTCCTGTGCTAGTAGCATGGG ATAACCATGGGCTGCCACACAGCCTGCAGAATGACTCTGACTGTGGCACCTGGGTCAGTGAGGGCCCTGGCAGCTCCCTGGTGATGGAAGCCTCCTACAGTGGCTGCTATGTCACTGAGTGG GACTCCTACTACATCATGACTGTTGGAATTGAAAGAGCAGGTGTGAGTGGACCTGGAATGGTTATGGAGACAAAGCTATTCAAGTGTCCTGTGAATTTCGCAGGTAAGG ATGTCCCAAATGCTGGCTTTTGTGACTCTGTCCCAGTGTGGGACAGACTGCCGTGTGCTCCTTCACCCACCACTCAAGGAGACTGCGAACAGCTAGGCTGCTGCTACAACTCTGAAGAGGTCATTTCCTGTTACTATGGAAATACAG TGACCTCACACTGTACCCAAGATGGCCACTTCTCTATTGCCGTGTCCCGGAATGTGACCTCGCCCCCACTGCTCTTGAATTCTCTACACTTGGCCTTCAGGAATGACAGTGAATGTAAACCTGTGATGGCAACACACACTTTTGTTCTGTTCCGGTTTCCATTTACTACCTGTGGTACTACAAAACAG ATGACTGGGAAGCAGGCAGTATATGAAAATGAGCTAGTTGCAGCtcgggatgtgagaacttggagCCGTGGTACTATTACCCGAGACAGTATCTTCAG GCTCCAAGTCCGTTGTAGCTACTCTGCAAGTAGCAGTGCTCTCCCAGTTAATGTCCAGGTTCTTACTCCCCCACCACCCCTTCCGGAGACCCAGTCTGGAAACCTCACTCTGGAACTTAAGATTGCCAAAG ATAAACGCTATCGCTCCTACTACATGGCTAGTGACTACCCAGTGGTGAAGCTGCTTCGGGATCCCATCTATGTGGAAGTCTCCATCCATCAGAGAACAGACCCCAGTCTTGAGTTGCGCCTGGACCAGTGTTGGGCAACACCCAGCGCAGATGCCCTGCTCCAGCCCCAGTGGCCCTTGCTGGTGAATGG GTGCCCCTACACAGGAGACAACTATCAGACAAAACTGATCCCTGTCTGGGAAGCCTCAgacctgctgtttccttctcactACCAGCGCTTCAGCATTTCCACCTTCGGTTTTGTGGACTTGGCGGCAAAGCAGGCCCTCAAGGGACCG GTTTATCTGCACTGCAGTGCATCAATCTGCCAGCCTGCCGGGACACCATCCTGTGTGACACCCTGTCCTGCCAGAC GAAGAAGAAGCTCTGACATCCATTTTCAGAACAACACTGCTAGCATTTCTAGCAAGGGTCCCTTGATTCTACTCCAAGCCATTCAAGACTCTTCAGAAAAGCTCCACAAATACGCAA GGTCTCCTGTAGATTCTCAAGCTTTCTGGGTGGCTGGCCTATCTGGAGTCTTAATCGTTGGAGCCTTGTTCATGTCCTACCTGGCCATTAGGAAATGGAGATGA